From the Syngnathus typhle isolate RoL2023-S1 ecotype Sweden linkage group LG22, RoL_Styp_1.0, whole genome shotgun sequence genome, the window ATCTTTACAAAGATTGGATGACTGCTCTGGAGATGGAAGATAGCCAGCAGAGAAAACACGAGCTCAGAAGGTGGGCCAATGAGTCTCAGTGACATCATCATTACTCTCTGTGGATAATGACGTATTCAAGAAATGACATTTAATTTGTTAGCATTGGTTAGCCCTAAACTCAAAACCACTTCTCTTttatgagttaaaaaaaaaaaaagcgccaaTTTTTACTGTCGccccccacacctcaccctCCTTCCTCTTATCAGTGTGGGAGACAAACTCCCCGGGCCCAACAAACTCCTTCTGCAGCACCTCGTCTGCGTCCTCCATCACATCCTTGACAACGCTGAGCACAACAAGATGGACGCCTACAACCTGGCGGTGTGCATCGCGCCGACCTTGCTGCAGATAGAGGTCATCCCGCTAGATGATCAGAAGGAGACGATGAAAAAGGTAAAAATGTGCGTCATGTTCTTCGGTACAGGAAACCTTGACATGTTGCAATatttagatatttttttttatgctgcagGTCACAAAGCTCACTCAGTTCCTGATTGAACATTGTGAGATCCTCGGAGATAATATCCCCCACCTCCTGGATACCGATGAAGGTACGCGAAAAATGAGTTCTCAGGTATTCCCAGAGCTCCACACTCACTATTGAATCATTTGTCTTGCAGACTCGGTATCCTCCCAGCACCATGACTCGGCGTACGACAGTACCGATCCGGACGGAGACCGTGAGGTCGGGAGAAGCGGATCGTCCCCCTCCCTCAGCCTCAGCGTCACAATTTCAACATGCTCATCCGACGTCGTCTTCAATTCCAAGCCTGCCGTGACCCGTCGCTGCTCCGAGCCCATCATCCTTCCCTTTGTGGACGAGGTGAACCTCTGCGGCCATTCCCGGAGTCACGATGACTGCTCTGTTGAGAACTTTGTGGAGCAGTCTTTGAAAAAGCAGATCTCTGAGGGTTCCTTTTGGCAGCGACCTGGGTTGTCTTTGTCAAAACTGAGCAGCTGCTCCAACTTAGACCGGTTTAGCTACATAGGGAATCAAAGGATGGGTTGCTCGAGCTCTTCCCTGGAGAGCGCTGCCTCCCACCAATCCGAGGGCTCAGTATTCACCAGCTCCCCAGCGGGCTCGCCTCCATGCTCAAGGAGAACAAACCACAGCGAGGTGGCACCTCCTAGGCTTCAACAGGACTTAACCGGTTTGAATTCAGATGAGATGAAGCGTTCAAGCTCATTGAGAGCCGCCTGTAAGGTCCTGCTGCGCACAAAGAGCTTAGGCTTTGGCAGGCACAGTCTGAAGAAGGAACGCCACAATGACAAGGTTTGTGAACCACTTCAAGAGGACTCTCAAAGTGAAGCGCTCTCTCCGGCCCAGCCCAAGCGCCGACCGCTGTCAGCCATTGAGGTTTTCAGGCAGGTAGATAGTAGGCTGCCCTGCAGGCCGCCCCCATACGAGCAGGCGGTGCACAGCGTGCCTCTTGCGCCGGAGTACGTTTCCATGACTGTGTATGACGCCATTGCTCTGGAGCGTAGGTCCTGCCCATCTTTTGAGTATTATTCCTTCCAACAGAGCTACTTTGACCTCCATTACACGCAAGAGGCGCTAGATAGTGTGGAGCACAAGCCGGTCTTCCGACAGAGGGCCATGTCCGAGTCAGTGTCTGGTCGACACGAGGCCGTGTCACAGAGATGCAGCCAATCTGTGTTTGAGGA encodes:
- the tagapb gene encoding T cell activation RhoGTPase activating protein b — encoded protein: MDSLYSGSIAMRRRSYDETAASLRPHFRNMAQRCRSAPSVVLGKALGMPWSPIREETSCRVSLEHSPFVHGLTSENGELLLNECVHVTEGTKTRERHLFLFNDVIFFAKIKSMSSYRLKHRVILEDIWLHNFQDEAEDDEGTEEDADLGVTLALAWGLTFCLVSFCSPDVKAVWCDTLHSKIQAARARAGCASSCPDILMKVLGGITPTKTLIGGGMEQFENFDGDVNSSSQLLNNQEDKLMQTLETKWNLVRKLRKGSSFISRAAQADTKTQLFGRPLCKVCPDDNSLPKPITEILVLLRKRGPSTEGVFRKPCNNKNMRELRERLNNGLEVDMKAQPVALLVGLLKSFLKELPRSLLVCNLYKDWMTALEMEDSQQRKHELRSVGDKLPGPNKLLLQHLVCVLHHILDNAEHNKMDAYNLAVCIAPTLLQIEVIPLDDQKETMKKVTKLTQFLIEHCEILGDNIPHLLDTDEDSVSSQHHDSAYDSTDPDGDREVGRSGSSPSLSLSVTISTCSSDVVFNSKPAVTRRCSEPIILPFVDEVNLCGHSRSHDDCSVENFVEQSLKKQISEGSFWQRPGLSLSKLSSCSNLDRFSYIGNQRMGCSSSSLESAASHQSEGSVFTSSPAGSPPCSRRTNHSEVAPPRLQQDLTGLNSDEMKRSSSLRAACKVLLRTKSLGFGRHSLKKERHNDKVCEPLQEDSQSEALSPAQPKRRPLSAIEVFRQVDSRLPCRPPPYEQAVHSVPLAPEYVSMTVYDAIALERRSCPSFEYYSFQQSYFDLHYTQEALDSVEHKPVFRQRAMSESVSGRHEAVSQRCSQSVFEEFPYAKESYV